The following nucleotide sequence is from Apium graveolens cultivar Ventura chromosome 4, ASM990537v1, whole genome shotgun sequence.
GGAGAGGTGGACACTTTCCCACGATAGTGGTGTTCGCTACGGTCAAACAACCACAAACCTGCTTGAGGGCTTCAACGGCAACATAAGGAGGGCTCGTTTTCTTCCAGTAACAGCAATGATGGAGTAGACAGTTGTAGACAAACATCGAAACGTGGTGGATGACGGTCTACAAGAGGGGCAACAGTTATGTGCACGTTCCGCCGCTATGTTAGCAAAAATTCGGAGGAAGACAACAGGACATACGGTTATTACTTTCCATCATCTTCGTGGGATTATGAAAATACTAACACATCAGTACACAACTGCTAAGGGAACGGTAAAGGGAGGTAAAACTCAGGTTGTCAACTTCAGTGACCGTACGTGCACCTGTGGAAAATGGGCGACCCATCACATGTTGTGCTCCCATGCAATGGCAGGTTGTATAACACATGGATTGAGTTGGGAGCATTTAATCGAAAATTTTCATAAGAACCAAACAATGCAGGACTTGTACAGGCCAATAATTTATCCGTTGGAACCAACTCAATACTGGAACTACGATTTACCCGTACCTTGGCAGGGGTATGGAAAGTTAGTGCCGGAAGAGTCCTTGAAAAAGCTAAAGAAAAAGCGCGGGGATAAGGGACAATCGGTGCGGATCCGAACAGAGATTGATGGTCTGCGGTCTGGAAAGAAATGTAGTGTATTTAACCAAGAAAGTCACACCAAGCGTAGTAAGAAATGCCCAGGGCGCCCACACTGAAACACGTGATCTTGTTGTCAAACATATGTACTACTCCTATTACAAGTAGTCTACTTGTAATATGGTTCCGTTTCCTTATTTTTTCATTTCATTATTTACTTGTTCTATCATAATATTTTGGTTTCCATTACATTTAACATTTTGACACCCTTTCtcgaataaataaaattttatatttaatcataCAAACTCAAAAAAAAATTACATACCTACCAAACAATAGAAAAATGGACATAAACAAATTTTCAGTTATTTAAATATGTCCGTGCACAAATTTGCCCCCCGGTGACAATTACGCACTCGCCGCTCAAGACACCATCTTCCAAGCTACAAAAGTGTTGGTCATataaatttttaattcaaaattaaattttTCCCAAAATATAGGTTTATATTAGAACACAACAAAAAAATTTGGAACCCAAAAAATCTACGGTTATTTACATATGCACGTGCCAAAACATGCCCTCACCTAAAAATTTTGCACTCACATTGTACGACACGGTTTTTGGAGTTAGAAAAGTCTTATTTATACggttttttatttaaattaaaaaatacacaaataaaataggtttacattacaacaaaaaaaaataactataaatattttccatttatttaATATAGGAGTCCAAAAACAGCCCTTCACCTAATTATTTTTCCTTCAAAAACACAGTAACACAAGTTCATTCCGGGAAAAAgagaaattttttttttttaataaaatgacCCAGAATGTCACTTGTATCAAATAAATGACTTTTCCGTTCAAACATACCAAAAAAGGGACGGAGCCACGTATCAGACGGTTAAATAACTATTCTTTCGCTTTTATAAAGTCAGGACATGACGGGTACAATTAATAAATGACCCACCACCCCTGTCCAATGTCCTCATCCTAAAAGATTTGGATGGGATTTAAATTTGTAATTCAATATTTCCAACcaccaaaaaaaaaaaaattagttaacCCATATTCAAGTTCTTGTAAACTTTTCCCATTTCTGTGAATTTGGTGCCCTTTTAATAACTTCTAAACTGCCTTTACAAAATAAGGTAGCACATGCATTTTACAAGAAGATTTGAGAGCACAACTCTCAACTCTACATAAAAACAATTTCCAATTTTTTTAACCTAATAGCCTTGCTTCATCTCACCGTAAGATCCACTCCAAATTCCAATAACCATGTCCTTGTAAACTGGGGATTTATGTATATTAAACAATTTTACAGTGCGTGTAATAGTAACTTGGGTTAGAGTCATATTCACCAAGGAACATCTGCTACACTAGGGAGACATATTTTATAGAAGATATATTGCCCTCTGGGAAGAAGAGTTTTAGAAGTCTCGAAGACATTCCTAATATTCAAGTGAACCCAAAGAAGGTAGTCCACAGAGAAGGTCTCGATTTTTGCTACCATTTCTATCCATTCTTCCGCCTGCATTTTGGCCGAAAGATTCAAGTTCTTGCTTCCCAAGCTTATGAACATCATCAGGGGAGAGTATCTTGATATACCAGACACTATTTACGAATGCCCTGCACAAGATAACAGAGAGCAAGTCCATGATAAAATTTGTATACATGGCCTGAACCCATTCTGACAAATCATTTCAACACAACATTCATCAACTAGCATAAACCTAAACTAACATATATGGGTTGGACATCCCTGCTCCCGCAACCTTTAAAAACGTAATTTGGGTTGTAGGGCATTGGATATAGAAATTGTTAATATTAATTGTCACTTCCatccatgagaaaaataaacaTAGGATGGTCAACAGCCGACTGGTAAGCAAAAAGGTTATGCAATAATTGATCCAACATAAATCAAGTACTTACTCCCAAGGGTCGTCTCCAAGGAGAAGCACATCGTTCTCCCTGTCGACAAATACAAGCTGCCAGCCTGATCTTTGAGAGTCGTCAAGCAACCCTTCGATCCCGAACATCTGACCCATCTCCTCACGCAACTCGTTGTAGCTGTGGAAGCGGGTGATGTCCAATGACCTCCCAACTGACCCAGATTTGTAAACCTAAAAAGATGCAAAAGATCTCACACATAATTAATTATAAGAGAAAGGCGTTAAAAAGATTAATGTACAGATCAGTTTTTCAAGGTTACCTTCACAAATGTACTGCTAGGGGTTGGTGGGTCAACATTTCCTGCACTGTGCAACAACTCAGATGAGTCCTGCATGTTGCAAGTATAAAGTGAACTCTGGAACCCTGATGCTCCTAGCGACATAGAGGGAATATCAGCATCAATAGAAGAAGTGCCAATACTAGATACAGTAGTGGGAAGTAAAAGTCCTAAAGAGTCAATATTAGAACTAAAATGATTTTGATTCTGGAAAGCCAATGTACTATTTCCTTGCACAGCAGCAGCATCTTTCTCAGGATATGGAGGAAGCGACGATGAGGCAGAAGTCTGGACCTGTGAAGGAGCAAACTTTGAGATCCAGGACTGTTGAATTGGTTCACCAAGCATGGAGTGACCAGCTCTAGTGTAATTTATAACATTTCCACTTCCTTCCGAACTCAGCGACCCCAGCAGGTTCTGCATATCGGAAGGAGATACAGATTCCGGAACTTTAGGGTTGACTTCTGCAAAATCATTTTTAGGATATGAAGGTGGAGGAACACTTGCTTGCTGCTTTTGCTGCAGCAGCAGTTCACTCTGTATCATATAAGCCTCCGGATATGCATTACTGTGTTGTTCCTCTGGTTGGTTGTTAAGTTGCTGCAGTTGTCTAGGGAGGTTTTCCGATAGCAACTGGGTTTGTCCATGTAAAGTATGAGAACTGGACTGCTCCTGCTGCTGCTGTAGTGGATTATGGCTGCTGCCCATCGCTTGGAGGTATTGGTAAGGTTGTTGAAACTGCATGAATGGCTGTCTTGGTGAATCTCCACCTGCCACATCCTGCAATCTGGCTGCCAACATAGCTTGGTACTGCTGGTTGAGATCGTTGCGACCAAAGGTTGGATCAACTCTCTGCTGCATCCATGGCATCATACTACCAGATTGAAAGTTTAGGGAGTTAAGTCCTTGCTCACCAGTTTCACCTCTTAACCATGTCATGTTGTTAATTGCTTCGTCTCTGCTACCTgcaataaaaaaacaaaaaaaaaatcattggGG
It contains:
- the LOC141720425 gene encoding auxin response factor 8-like isoform X2 → MKLSTSGLGQQSHEEKKCLNSELWHACSGPLVSLPAVGSRVVYFPQGHSEQVAATTTKEIDGHIPNYPNLSAQLICQVHNVTMHADVETDEVYAQMTLQPLTPQEQKDTYLPVELGIPNRQPTNYFCKTLTASDTSTHGGFSVPRRAAEKVFPPLDFSQQPPAQELIARDLHDVEWKFRHIFRGQPKRHLLTTGWSVFVSAKRLVAGDSVLFIWNEKNQLLLGIRRATRPQTVMPSSVLSSDSMHIGLLAAAAHAAATNSCFTIFYNPRASPSEFVIPLSKYFKAVLHTRVSVGMRFRMLFETEESSVRRYMGTITGIGDLDPVRWPNSHWRSVKVGWDESTAGDRQPRVSLWEIEPLTTFPMYPSLFPFRLKRPWYPGAASFQGSRDEAINNMTWLRGETGEQGLNSLNFQSGSMMPWMQQRVDPTFGRNDLNQQYQAMLAARLQDVAGGDSPRQPFMQFQQPYQYLQAMGSSHNPLQQQQEQSSSHTLHGQTQLLSENLPRQLQQLNNQPEEQHSNAYPEAYMIQSELLLQQKQQASVPPPSYPKNDFAEVNPKVPESVSPSDMQNLLGSLSSEGSGNVINYTRAGHSMLGEPIQQSWISKFAPSQVQTSASSSLPPYPEKDAAAVQGNSTLAFQNQNHFSSNIDSLGLLLPTTVSSIGTSSIDADIPSMSLGASGFQSSLYTCNMQDSSELLHSAGNVDPPTPSSTFVKVYKSGSVGRSLDITRFHSYNELREEMGQMFGIEGLLDDSQRSGWQLVFVDRENDVLLLGDDPWEAFVNSVWYIKILSPDDVHKLGKQELESFGQNAGGRMDRNGSKNRDLLCGLPSLGSLEY
- the LOC141720425 gene encoding auxin response factor 8-like isoform X1; the protein is MKLSTSGLGQQSHEEEKKCLNSELWHACSGPLVSLPAVGSRVVYFPQGHSEQVAATTTKEIDGHIPNYPNLSAQLICQVHNVTMHADVETDEVYAQMTLQPLTPQEQKDTYLPVELGIPNRQPTNYFCKTLTASDTSTHGGFSVPRRAAEKVFPPLDFSQQPPAQELIARDLHDVEWKFRHIFRGQPKRHLLTTGWSVFVSAKRLVAGDSVLFIWNEKNQLLLGIRRATRPQTVMPSSVLSSDSMHIGLLAAAAHAAATNSCFTIFYNPRASPSEFVIPLSKYFKAVLHTRVSVGMRFRMLFETEESSVRRYMGTITGIGDLDPVRWPNSHWRSVKVGWDESTAGDRQPRVSLWEIEPLTTFPMYPSLFPFRLKRPWYPGAASFQGSRDEAINNMTWLRGETGEQGLNSLNFQSGSMMPWMQQRVDPTFGRNDLNQQYQAMLAARLQDVAGGDSPRQPFMQFQQPYQYLQAMGSSHNPLQQQQEQSSSHTLHGQTQLLSENLPRQLQQLNNQPEEQHSNAYPEAYMIQSELLLQQKQQASVPPPSYPKNDFAEVNPKVPESVSPSDMQNLLGSLSSEGSGNVINYTRAGHSMLGEPIQQSWISKFAPSQVQTSASSSLPPYPEKDAAAVQGNSTLAFQNQNHFSSNIDSLGLLLPTTVSSIGTSSIDADIPSMSLGASGFQSSLYTCNMQDSSELLHSAGNVDPPTPSSTFVKVYKSGSVGRSLDITRFHSYNELREEMGQMFGIEGLLDDSQRSGWQLVFVDRENDVLLLGDDPWEAFVNSVWYIKILSPDDVHKLGKQELESFGQNAGGRMDRNGSKNRDLLCGLPSLGSLEY
- the LOC141720425 gene encoding auxin response factor 8-like isoform X3, which gives rise to MTLQPLTPQEQKDTYLPVELGIPNRQPTNYFCKTLTASDTSTHGGFSVPRRAAEKVFPPLDFSQQPPAQELIARDLHDVEWKFRHIFRGQPKRHLLTTGWSVFVSAKRLVAGDSVLFIWNEKNQLLLGIRRATRPQTVMPSSVLSSDSMHIGLLAAAAHAAATNSCFTIFYNPRASPSEFVIPLSKYFKAVLHTRVSVGMRFRMLFETEESSVRRYMGTITGIGDLDPVRWPNSHWRSVKVGWDESTAGDRQPRVSLWEIEPLTTFPMYPSLFPFRLKRPWYPGAASFQGSRDEAINNMTWLRGETGEQGLNSLNFQSGSMMPWMQQRVDPTFGRNDLNQQYQAMLAARLQDVAGGDSPRQPFMQFQQPYQYLQAMGSSHNPLQQQQEQSSSHTLHGQTQLLSENLPRQLQQLNNQPEEQHSNAYPEAYMIQSELLLQQKQQASVPPPSYPKNDFAEVNPKVPESVSPSDMQNLLGSLSSEGSGNVINYTRAGHSMLGEPIQQSWISKFAPSQVQTSASSSLPPYPEKDAAAVQGNSTLAFQNQNHFSSNIDSLGLLLPTTVSSIGTSSIDADIPSMSLGASGFQSSLYTCNMQDSSELLHSAGNVDPPTPSSTFVKVYKSGSVGRSLDITRFHSYNELREEMGQMFGIEGLLDDSQRSGWQLVFVDRENDVLLLGDDPWEAFVNSVWYIKILSPDDVHKLGKQELESFGQNAGGRMDRNGSKNRDLLCGLPSLGSLEY